Proteins encoded together in one Tripterygium wilfordii isolate XIE 37 chromosome 14, ASM1340144v1, whole genome shotgun sequence window:
- the LOC120015277 gene encoding peroxidase 4-like, producing the protein MAFSSFLKANVVTLAFLIIVLFMGGTNAQLSTNFYSKSCPRLFATVKSTVQSAIQNEARMGASLLRLFFHDCFVNGCDGSVLLDDTSSFTGEKNAVPNRNSARGFDVVDNIKSAVENVCSGVVSCADILAIAARDSVGILGGPTWNVKLGRRDSRTASQSAANNSIPPPTSNLNQLINSFNSVGLSTRDMVALSGSHTIGQARCTSFRARIYNETTIDASFAQTRRSNCPRTAGSGDNNLAPLDLQTPTSFENNYYKNLINRRGLLHSDQQLFNGGSTDSIVRTYSNDEKTFNSDFVAGMIKMGDISPLTGSNGEIRKNCRRAN; encoded by the exons ATggctttttcttcatttctcaAGGCTAATGTTGTGACTTTGGCCTTCCTAATTATTGTTCTCTTCATGGGGGGCACCAATGCTCAACTTTCAACCAATTTTTACTCCAAATCTTGCCCTAGACTCTTCGCCACCGTCAAGTCCACCGTGCAATCCGCCATTCAGAACGAGGCGCGAATGGGTGCCTCCCTCCTCCGCTTGTTCTTCCACGACTGCTTTGTTAAT GGATGTGATGGTTCGGTACTATTAGACGACACATCTTCCTTCACCGGAGAGAAAAATGCTGTCCCGAACAGAAATTCGGCTAGAGGATTCGACGTAGTCGACAACATAAAATCTGCAGTTGAGAATGTTTGTTCTGGAGTTGTGTCTTGTGCTGACATACTTGCCATTGCTGCTCGAGACTCGGTTGGAATT CTTGGGGGGCCTACTTGGAATGTGAAACTTGGAAGAAGAGATTCTAGAACTGCAAGCCAATCAGCGGCCAATAATAGCATTCCACCACCAACTTCTAACCTAAACCAACTCATCAACAGCTTCAATTCTGTCGGCCTTTCCACAAGAGACATGGTTGCTTTGTCCG GATCTCACACAATTGGACAAGCAAGGTGCACATCATTTAGGGCTCGTATCTATAACGAGACCACCATAGACGCTTCCTTTGCACAAACCAGGAGATCGAACTGCCCTAGAACAGCAGGTTCCGGGGACAACAACTTGGCACCTCTTGATCTTCAGACTCCTACATCTTTTGAGAACAACTACTACAAGAACCTCATCAACAGGAGAGGGTTGCTTCATTCCGACCAGCAATTGTTCAACGGTGGATCAACCGACTCGATTGTCCGAACGTACAGCAACGATGAAAAGACGTTCAATTCTGATTTTGTTGCTGGCATGATCAAGATGGGAGATATTAGTCCACTCACTGGATCAAATGGAGAAATCAGAAAGAATTGTAGGAGGGCCAATTAA